Below is a genomic region from Acidobacteriota bacterium.
CCAACCACCGCCGCCGTAGGGGACCTTGTTGTTGAGGCCGATCACCAGACCGTAGGTCTTGCCCGCCTCGAGATCTCCGTGAAGCCAGCCATTTTTCGGGTGAAGCCCGAGTCCGGTGCCGCCGGCCATGAAGGTGTAAGTCCCCGGTCGCAGTTCGTGACGAGCGTACTGCTTGCCGTACAGGTAGGGGCGCAGGACGTCTTCGTTGGCGTAGACGCGTGCGGTGTCGAGGAGGGGTGTCGAGTCCACGCGAACCACGTAGAGGACGGCCTTGTCTGCCGGGGCTTCCTGCGAGAACGCTGGGCTGGTGATTGCGGCGAGCGCGGCGATGGCTGTCAGTAGGGTGATGAGGGTGAGGGGTCGGTTGTTTGGGTTCGGCATCGGTCGTCGTCCTCGGGTTGGTTGGGTCGGTGACGGTCGTATGGGGGATTGTACCCTTACCACGACGCGGGTCCACCAAAGTCTGACCGAATCGAAATCAGGTCAATCGAGCTTCTTGCGCACGGAGCGAAGCCAGCGAGCGCGGGCTTCGAGCTCCGCAATCGCGCCGTCCCGCCCGATCGAATCGAATGCCTGCAGTGTGGCCGACTGAGCCTTCTTTTCGTCTCGGTGCTCGCCCAGCGTGGTCTCGGTCCGTGCGATCGCCTCGTCCAGGAAGGCGAGGCGCCGTTTCGGTGAGAGGTTTCCGAGGAAGAAGATGCGCGTCCGGACCGGGTCGTAGGTGAAGGCCGCTGCCCAGTCCGCCAGGGGCGGCGACAGCCAGGCACGCAGTTGATGACGCCCGGCGCGCGTCAGGCTGTAACTGCGACGCGTCCGCGAGCCCCACTTCTCTTCGTCGACGCGGATCCACCCGCGATCCTCGAGACGTTGCATCAGGGGGTAGATCGCACCCGCGCTGGCGCTCCAGTAGGAGGAGAGAGAGATCTTCAGGTTGTGGCGAATGCGGTAGGCCGTGCAGGGCTGATGCTCGGCGACGATCCCCAGGACGCAGTTTTCCAGCTCTGTGGCGATCCGCCCGTCATCTCCCCCGCCCGCAACGCTGCGTCGTGACACTGGCCTCCCCTCGTACAGCCTTCTTCTTGACTGCAGCAGGAACATACAGTACTATTCGTACTATTGAATGTCAACGGGGAGCCTGAACGTGATCCGACGTCACCCGATAACCTGCTGCGTTTTGCTCATCCTCACGCTGGGCGGTTGTGCGCAGTCGGCCGCGTCCGTGAAACCGATGGGCGCCTACCGGCTCGAAGACGGCCGCGTCGTCAGCATTCGCCGCAGTACCGAAGATGCCCTGCGGTACCGGTTCTACGAAAACGGAGAGAGCGGTCGGCTCTACCGTATGACCGAAACACGCTACGTCTCCGGCGCCGGCTTCAGTTCCAGATCACCGGTGAACCTGACCGTGGACTTCGAGATGAACGCGGACGGTCGAGTCCGCAACCTGTCCTGGACAGACCGGGACGGGCCCGTACTCGGCGGCTCCAGGATCGGCGAAGAGGAGTCGATTAGCTTCGAGAGCGACGGAGCCCGACTGTCCGCGCGGCTCGACCTTCCTGCCGGCCCGGGCCCGCATCCGGCGATCGTGCTGCTGCACGGCTCCGGCAGCGATGCGGGTACGGAGTACCTGTACAACGGGGACTTCTTCGCCGCCCACGGCATCGCGGCACTCGTTTACGACAAGCGGGGAACCGGTCGATCCGAGGGGACGTACACGTTCGACTACGAACAGCTTGCCCGGGACGCGGTCGCAGCCGTGCAGTTCCTCAAGGCGCGCTCCGATATCGACCCCGAACGCATCGGCCTGGCCGGCTACAGCCAGGGCGGATGGGTGGCTCCCCTTGCCGCGTCGCTTTCCGAGGACGTGCGCTTCGTGCTTGTCAGCTACGGCATGATCGAGTCGGCCGTGGAAGAGGCGCGGCTCGAGACACGAAACC
It encodes:
- a CDS encoding alpha/beta fold hydrolase is translated as MIRRHPITCCVLLILTLGGCAQSAASVKPMGAYRLEDGRVVSIRRSTEDALRYRFYENGESGRLYRMTETRYVSGAGFSSRSPVNLTVDFEMNADGRVRNLSWTDRDGPVLGGSRIGEEESISFESDGARLSARLDLPAGPGPHPAIVLLHGSGSDAGTEYLYNGDFFAAHGIAALVYDKRGTGRSEGTYTFDYEQLARDAVAAVQFLKARSDIDPERIGLAGYSQGGWVAPLAASLSEDVRFVLVSYGMIESAVEEARLETRNLVRKRGVAEEFMPAVDELTVAAVHVVATDFREGWDEFAAAKKKHKNAPWTQQLHGSPVAGFLKYPRWLVKMVGRRKAPNGLSWYYDSSRVLDDLTIPMAWFLGEADESAPNELTIPTLRRLRESGKPYELILFPDADHTMLIFDERDGERIYSGYAPGYFRAEVEHARRLAGL
- a CDS encoding PadR family transcriptional regulator, whose translation is MSRRSVAGGGDDGRIATELENCVLGIVAEHQPCTAYRIRHNLKISLSSYWSASAGAIYPLMQRLEDRGWIRVDEEKWGSRTRRSYSLTRAGRHQLRAWLSPPLADWAAAFTYDPVRTRIFFLGNLSPKRRLAFLDEAIARTETTLGEHRDEKKAQSATLQAFDSIGRDGAIAELEARARWLRSVRKKLD
- a CDS encoding exodeoxyribonuclease VII small subunit, translated to MPNPNNRPLTLITLLTAIAALAAITSPAFSQEAPADKAVLYVVRVDSTPLLDTARVYANEDVLRPYLYGKQYARHELRPGTYTFMAGGTGLGLHPKNGWLHGDLEAGKTYGLVIGLNNKVPYGGGGWRIMPLDESFKNYDRAMELVSGKPPKELDEKKQEKAEKQYQKMRASDEKRRSKGKPTWYESMLDFIERREAKNPDFRRTLKPMTEIPLPPGQ